In a genomic window of Gossypium arboreum isolate Shixiya-1 chromosome 7, ASM2569848v2, whole genome shotgun sequence:
- the LOC108486229 gene encoding protein GLUTAMINE DUMPER 2 gives MRPASNSTAAATGAVFRHWNSPIPYLFGGIAAMLGLIAIALVILACSFRESSRSSNDEAEEKPAKPTVASMQLEMEPKIVVIMAGDENPTYIANATRHHDLQV, from the coding sequence ATGAGGCCTGCAAGCAACTCCACGGCGGCTGCTACCGGAGCCGTATTCCGGCACTGGAACTCTCCGATCCCGTACCTGTTCGGTGGAATAGCGGCGATGCTAGGACTTATTGCTATTGCATTAGTTATTCTAGCTTGTTCATTCAGGGAATCTTCACGCAGTTCCAACGATGAAGCTGAAGAAAAGCCAGCCAAGCCAACAGTGGCCTCCATGCAACTTGAAATGGAGCCCAAAATTGTGGTGATCATGGCGGGTGATGAAAACCCTACGTACATCGCCAACGCGACTCGCCATCATGACCTACAAGTCTGA